AGGCCACCCTTGCCACGATTAAGAATAGATTCAATAAACAGGATATCGCCACCAACGGGTGTCCACGCCAAGCCAGTAACTACACCAGCCACATCGTTGCTTTCATAAATATCTTTATCGAAAATCTCAGTACCTAATAATTTTACAACGTCATCAGCCTTTACCGTTTTAGGGTATTCTTCCTCCATTGCAATCGACTTCGTAATCTTTCTGACAAGCTTTCCAACTTCTTGTTCAAGCTTTCTTACGCCCGACTCGCGGGTATATCCCTCAACCACCTTTTGAATAGCAGCATCGGTAATTGTAATACTTTTAGGGTCAAGGCCGTGTTCTTGTTTTTGTTTAGGCACAAGGTGTTTTTTAGCGATTTGCACCTTCTCTTCCATGGTATAACCACTAATGTCGATAATCTCCATACGGTCACGAAGAGCCGAGTGGATTGTGTCTAGGGAGTTGGCCGTTGCAATAAATAGCACCTTCGACAAATCGTATTCTACCTCTAAGTAATTATCTAAAAAGGCATTGTTTTGTTCAGGGTCTAGTACCTCCAACAACGCCGACGACGGGTCGCCACGGTGGTCAGTACCTACTTTATCTATTTCGTCAAGGATAAACACAGGGTTTGAAGAACCAGCCTTTTTGATATTTTGGATAACCTTACCAGGCATAGCCCCTATATAGGTTTTGCGGTGTCCTCTAATTTCGGATTCGTCATGAAGCCCACCCAAGGCCATCCGAACGTACTTACGGCCAAGAGCTTTGGCTACCGACTTACCCAAAGAGGTTTTACCAACACCAGGAGGTCCATATAAGCACAAAATTGGGGCTTTCATATTGCCTTTCATTTTTAAGACAGCAAGGTATTCGATAATACGTTCTTTTACCTTTTCTAGCCCAAAGTGGTCGGCATCAAGAATTTTTTGAGCTTTTTTCAGGTCAAAATTATCCTTGGTGTATTCGCTCCAAGGTAAGTCTACGAGTAGCTCAACGTTATTGATAAGCATTGAATACTCGGGCGACATCGAGTTGGTGCGTTGTAATTTACCAAGTTCTTTTTGGAAATGGTCGGCTATTTCTTTCGTCCATTTTTTATTAGCACCTTTGGCACGTAATTTATCAATTTCGGCCTCGGGGCTATCGACGCCCAATTCCTCCTGTAATACCTTAATTTGCTGACGCAAATAATAGTCTCGCTGCTGTTGATCAATATCGCTACTTGCTTTGCTCTGAATTTCTCGTTTGAGTTCTAGCAAATCAATATCGGTCATCATATATTCAAGCAACTTTTGGGCTTGTTCAATACCGCTAAAAGTTTCGAGAAGTTGTTGTTTTTCGGCCAATTCAGCATTGATATTAGCCGAAAGAAAATGAATCAAAAAGCTTGGCGACTCAATATTGTCGAGAGCAATCTGGGCTTCTCTTGGTATTTCAGGATTCAAGAAAAGGATTTTCGAGGCAGCTTCTCTCAATGACTGCACTAATGCCTTGTTTTCTCGGTTGAGTTTTACAGGGAAATTATCGTCTATATAACTCACTTTTGCTAACAAATGGGGTTCTGTTTTGATATACTCTTGTACCTCAAAGCGTTTACGACCTTGAACAATGATAGTGATATTGCCACCTGGCAAGACAATCATTTTCAAGATATGTGCCACTGTTCCAACTTTGTATAAATCGTCACCAACAGGTTCTTCTTTACTAGGATTTGCTTGCGTAATTACCCCAATGGTACGGTCGCCTTTGTAGGCTTTTTTTACAAGACGCACAGATTTTTGTCGACCAACGGTAATAGGAATCACCATTCCTGGAAATAAAATAATATTGCGGATAGGAAGAATAGGTAATTCATTTGATAGTTTGCCTAGTTTCTCATCATCTATCTGCTCGGCACCAAGTGGTATCAGCTCTATCCCATCGAAATCCGAAATTTCGGCGAGTTGTAGATTATTTAAGAATTTTTTATTGTAGCTCATGTTCTCCTTTCAAAAATATTGGATAAGCGGTAAGGGATTATACAGTGGTTAAATAAGTTTTAGAAATGGTAAGTTTGGAATCTTAAACTTCAGTAAGGTTATATTTAAGTATATATTATGCAGTAATATTACCGCCCTCTGCCATATTGGCAGAAACTCCCTAAAATTACATTTAATTGTTCTCACTTCAAAAGCGAATTATTTAAAGGTCAAAAGCTATGCCAATATAATTATTGTCAGCCTTTTTACAGAATAATCTAGCTATTCTTTAGCAATTCAATTATTTAACGTAAAATTTTAAAGTTCTTGATAAAGTAAAACGGGCTTGAGGCCTATAAAATTATACATGCTTATTGATCGATTGAGTAGACCCTCTATTGAAGAAGCGAAACTAATAGATATTTACTATTTAACAACTGAAAAATAGGATTAATTCAAGTTGTGTGCTTGAAAAATTTGTGTTTTATCAAAGAGAAGACTATTTTTAGACAAACCCTACTTTTCATGACAACTAAAGTATCTTCAAGCAAGACCGAAATCCTTGCTGGTATCAGTTCTTTTTTGGCTACTATGTATATTATTGTAGTCAATCCGTCTATTCTTAGCCAAGCAGGTATGCCCTTCAATTCGGTACTAACAGCCACCGTATTGCTGAGTTTTTTCTGTAGCTTGATGATGGGTATTTATGCCAAAAACCCTATTGTTGTAGCTCCAGGCATGGGTATGAATGCGTTTTTTACCTTTACGGCTGTAAAAGGCTTGGGTATTAGCTATCAGATAGCCTTAGGGGCTGTATTCTGGGCAGGCGTTATTTTTGTGCTATTATCTGTTCTGAATGTACGCACCTATATTGTACGTGCTATTCCACAACCTTTGCGGTTTGCGATTTCGGCGGGTATTGGGTTATTTATTAGTTTGATTGGTCTCGAAAATGCGAAGTTTATTATTGCCAATCCTGCTACATTGGTTGGTATTGCCAATTTTCATGACTCTATTATTTTGACTTTCTTAGTGGGGTTATTTATTACTTCTATTCTTGTGATTCGTCGGGTTAGAGGCGGTATTATTATTGGTATTTTGGCTACTACTTTACTGGCTTTGCCTATTGGTAGAGTTTGGGGCGATGCCTCGGCTATCAATTTTGGGCAAGCTACTCTTGTGAATTGGAAAGGGGTATTTTCTTCGCCCGACTTTGGGTTAGTCTTCCAGCTTGATTTAGTTAATTCGCTCAAGCTATCGTTATTCCCTGTTGTTTTTGCTTTTGTTTTTACTGATATGTTCGACAGTATTTCAACATTTGTGG
The DNA window shown above is from Flectobacillus major DSM 103 and carries:
- the lon gene encoding endopeptidase La — its product is MSYNKKFLNNLQLAEISDFDGIELIPLGAEQIDDEKLGKLSNELPILPIRNIILFPGMVIPITVGRQKSVRLVKKAYKGDRTIGVITQANPSKEEPVGDDLYKVGTVAHILKMIVLPGGNITIIVQGRKRFEVQEYIKTEPHLLAKVSYIDDNFPVKLNRENKALVQSLREAASKILFLNPEIPREAQIALDNIESPSFLIHFLSANINAELAEKQQLLETFSGIEQAQKLLEYMMTDIDLLELKREIQSKASSDIDQQQRDYYLRQQIKVLQEELGVDSPEAEIDKLRAKGANKKWTKEIADHFQKELGKLQRTNSMSPEYSMLINNVELLVDLPWSEYTKDNFDLKKAQKILDADHFGLEKVKERIIEYLAVLKMKGNMKAPILCLYGPPGVGKTSLGKSVAKALGRKYVRMALGGLHDESEIRGHRKTYIGAMPGKVIQNIKKAGSSNPVFILDEIDKVGTDHRGDPSSALLEVLDPEQNNAFLDNYLEVEYDLSKVLFIATANSLDTIHSALRDRMEIIDISGYTMEEKVQIAKKHLVPKQKQEHGLDPKSITITDAAIQKVVEGYTRESGVRKLEQEVGKLVRKITKSIAMEEEYPKTVKADDVVKLLGTEIFDKDIYESNDVAGVVTGLAWTPVGGDILFIESILNRGKGGLTLSGQLGDVMKESAMAALSYLRAHADDYAIDYRIFDYYNLHIHVPAGAVPKDGPSAGITMTTSIASALTQRKIKPHLAMTGEVTLRGKVLPVGGIKEKILAAKRAGIKEIILCNKNKKDIEEITPAYIADLTFHFVDNVDEVLEIALLKEKVARPIKFVFPEDKKENALV
- a CDS encoding NCS2 family permease, with product MTTKVSSSKTEILAGISSFLATMYIIVVNPSILSQAGMPFNSVLTATVLLSFFCSLMMGIYAKNPIVVAPGMGMNAFFTFTAVKGLGISYQIALGAVFWAGVIFVLLSVLNVRTYIVRAIPQPLRFAISAGIGLFISLIGLENAKFIIANPATLVGIANFHDSIILTFLVGLFITSILVIRRVRGGIIIGILATTLLALPIGRVWGDASAINFGQATLVNWKGVFSSPDFGLVFQLDLVNSLKLSLFPVVFAFVFTDMFDSISTFVGLAEAADLYDENGEPRNVKKSLMTDAVATLLAGILGTSPGTAYIESAVGIEQGGRTGLTAITAGILFLPFMFLSPLLSIIPAIATAPALVIVGVFMMKPVTKINWSKLDDAIPAFLALILIPFSYSITQGIIWGFLSWTILKVAIGKHKEVSLALWVIDLFAIIALTWGH